A portion of the Acanthopagrus latus isolate v.2019 chromosome 21, fAcaLat1.1, whole genome shotgun sequence genome contains these proteins:
- the ephb3a gene encoding ephrin type-B receptor 3, which yields MTMDYLLWVCSLVVPVVLAVEETLMDSRWATTELSWTTFPESGWEEVSGYDDSMSPIRTYQVCNVREPNQNNWLRTDFIPRKGVLRVYVELKFSVRDCASIPNIPGSCKETFNLFYHESEGDTATDTSPQWRENPYVKVDTIAPDESFSLLETGRINTKVRSFGPLSKAGFYLAFQDLGACMSLISVRVFFKKCYTTIANFAVFPETATGAEATSLVIAPGVCVTNAVEVSVPLKLYCNGDGEWMVPVGSCTCISGFEPSADGTQCQACIPGTFKSKFGEGSCSPCPPNSRTSARGSNICPCENAFYRADSDPPFSGCTTIPSAPRNVISSVNETSLSLEWEEPKDTGGRDDLVYNVVCKKCLRDQSPCTRCDDNVDIAPRRLGLRLRKVVVRNLQAHTRYSFEVQAVNGVSGKKNTPPSYSTVNITTNQAAPSAVPTVHLMRSTSDTLSLSWLPPEKPNGVILDYEIKYHERGQVMSHTVTSQHSSAKVEGLRAATPYVVQVRARTVAGYGRYSNPMDFSTSLHSDPQKSVQDQLPLIIGSASAGLVVIVALVVIAVVCLKKQRSGSELEYTEKLQQYISPGVKVYIDPFTYEDPNDAVHEFAKEIDISCVKIEEVIGAGEFGEVCRGRLKQAGRREMVVAIKTLKAGYTERQRRDFLAEASIMGQFDHPNVIRLEGVLTRSCPVLIITEFMENGALDSFLRLNDGRFTMTQLVGMLRGIAAGMKYLSDMNYVHRDLAARNILVNSNLVCKVSDFGLSRFLDDTSADPTYTSSLGGKIPIRWTAPEAIAFRKFTSASDVWSYGIVMWEVVSYGERPYWDMSNQDVMTAVEQDYRLPPPMDCPMVLHQLMLECWMKERNLRPKFSRIVSTLDKLLRNAASLKVVTSTYSGDLLRLGGTLPGHNRKSPDSSQEIVRQQMSQTLPIRV from the exons ATGACGATGGATTACTTGCTGTGGGTGTGCAGCCTCGTCGTCCCCGTGGTGCTGGCTGTAGAAG AAACCCTTATGGACAGTCGGTGGGCAACCACAGAGCTGTCGTGGACCACGTTCCCAGAAAGCGGG TGGGAGGAGGTCAGCGGCTATGACGACTCCATGAGCCCCATCAGAACCTACCAGGTGTGTAACGTTCGAGAGCCCAACCAGAACAACTGGCTCAGGACGGACTTTATCCCCCGCAAGGGCGTGCTGCGCGTCTACGTGGAGCTCAAGTTCTCTGTCCGCGACTGCGCCAGCATCCCCAACATCCCCGGCTCCTGCAAAGAGACCTTTAACCTGTTCTACCACGAGTCAGAGGGGGACACAGCTACAGACACCAGCCCTCAGTGGAGGGAGAACCCCTATGTGAAGGTGGATACTATCGCCCCAGATGAGagtttctctctgctggagaCGGGCAGGATCAACACCAAAGTGCGCAGCTTTGGCCCCCTCTCCAAAGCAGGTTTCTACCTGGCGTTCCAGGACCTGGGCGCCTGCATGTCGCTCATCTCAGTCAGGGTTTTCTTCAAGAAGTGCTACACCACTATCGCCAACTTCGCCGTCTTCCCCGAGACCGCCACGGGGGCAGAAGCCACCTCCTTAGTGATCGCTCCGGGGGTCTGCGTGACTAACGCTGTGGAGGTGTCCGTCCCTCTCAAGCTGTACTGCAACGGGGACGGCGAGTGGATGGTTCCTGTTGGCTCGTGCACCTGCATCTCCGGCTTTGAACCTTCTGCAGACGGCACTCAGTGCCAGG CCTGCATCCCAGGGACCTTCAAATCCAAATTCGGCGAGGGATCCTGTTCCCCCTGCCCGCCCAACAGTCGCACCAGTGCACGAGGATCCAATATTTGTCCCTGCGAGAATGCTTTCTATCGCGCTGACAGCGACCCCCCTTTCTCCGGCTGCACCA cgatCCCCTCAGCGCCTCGCAACGTTATATCCAGCGTCAACGAGACCTCGCTGTCCTTGGAGTGGGAGGAGCCCAAGGACACGGGAGGGAGGGACGACCTCGTCTATAACGTGGTGTGCAAGAAATGCCTGCGCGACCAGAGCCCGTGCACGCGCTGCGACGACAACGTGGACATCGCGCCGCGCaggctggggctgaggctgaggaAGGTAGTGGTGAGGAACCTGCAGGCCCACACCCGCTACAGCTTCGAGGTGCAGGCCGTCAACGGGgtgtctgggaaaaaaaacacgccGCCCAGCTACTCCACGGTCAACATAACCACCAACCAAGCAG CGCCTTCAGCAGTGCCCACCGTCCATCTGATGCGCTCCACCTCCGACACCCTCAGCCTGTCGTGGCTGCCCCCCGAGAAGCCCAACGGGGTCATCCTCGACTACGAGATCAAATACCACGAGAGG GGTCAGGTGATGTCCCACACCGTAACATCACAGCACAGCTCAGCCAAGGTGGAGGGGCTGAGGGCCGCCACGCCTTACGTCGTGCAGGTCAGAGCTCGCACCGTTGCTGGGTACGGACGCTACAGCAACCCCATGGACTTCAGCACCAGTCTACACA GTGACCCTCAGAAGTCGGTGCAGGACCAGCTGCCTCTCATCATAGGCTCGGCCTCCGCGGGTCTGGTTGTCATTGTTGCCTTGGTGGTTATCGCTGTTGTCTGCCTTAA GAAGCAGCGCAGCGGCTCCGAGCTGGAGTACACTGAGAAACTGCAGCAATACA tctctCCGGGGGTCAAAGTGTACATCGACCCTTTCACTTACGAGGACCCCAACGACGCAGTCCACGAGTTTGCCAAAGAGATAGACATCTCCTGCGTGAAAATAGAAGAAGTCATCGGCGCAG GTGAATTTGGCGAGGTGTGCCGCGGACGTCTCAAGCAGGCCGGCCGCAGGGAGATGGTCGTGGCGATCAAGACGCTGAAAGCCGGCTACACCGAGCGCCAGAGGCGGGACTTCCTCGCCGAGGCCTCGATCATGGGTCAGTTCGACCATCCAAACGTGATCCGGCTGGAGGGCGTGCTGACGCGGAGCTGCCCCGTCCTCATCATCACCGAATTCATGGAGAATGGAGCGCTCGATTCCTTCCTCAGG CTGAACGACGGGCGCTTCACGATGACGCAGCTGGTTGGGATGCTTCGTGGCATCGCCGCGGGGATGAAGTACCTGTCGGACATGAACTACGTCCACAGGGACCTCGCCGCCCGGAACATCCTGGTCAACAGCAACTTAGTCTGCAAGGTGTCTGACTTTGGCCTGTCGCGCTTTCTGGACGACACTTCAGCTGACCCCACTTACACAAGCTCCTTG ggaGGGAAGATTCCCATCCGATGGACGGCGCCAGAGGCCATTGCCTTCAGGAAGTTCACCTCTGCCAGCGATGTGTGGAGTTACGGCATCGTCATGTGGGAGGTGGTGTCCTACGGAGAGAGGCCGTACTGGGACATGAGCAACCAGGAT GTGATGACGGCAGTAGAGCAGGATTATCGGCTGCCCCCGCCCATGGACTGTCCCATGGTGCTGCACCAGCTGATGCTCGAGTGCTGGATGAAGGAGAGGAACCTGAGGCCCAAGTTCTCACGCATCGTCAGcaccctggacaaactgctccGTAACGCCGCCAGCCTCAAGGTGGTGACCAGCACCTACTCAGG